Proteins from one Sulfuricella sp. genomic window:
- a CDS encoding DUF2281 domain-containing protein codes for MNSMEKIVEEVQSLPETDAREVLDFIGYLKYRRVQAAESGAEIEDRREGAARD; via the coding sequence ATGAACTCGATGGAAAAAATTGTCGAGGAAGTACAATCGCTGCCTGAAACTGATGCGCGCGAGGTGCTGGATTTTATTGGCTATCTCAAGTACCGGCGTGTTCAAGCCGCCGAGTCGGGCGCCGAAATCGAAGATAGGCGAGAGGGCGCTGCGAGGGATTGA
- a CDS encoding nicotinamide-nucleotide amidohydrolase family protein, with translation MVDELYQLAEETGHALKARGWMLATAESCTGGWVGEAVTAVAGSSSWYDRGFITYTNASKLEMLGVQAETLARHGAVSEETVCEMAAGVLLHSQAHISLAISGIAGPTGGSPGKPVGTVCFAWAIKDGTVKSERCLFPGDRREVRRQAVEHALQGVLALLQL, from the coding sequence ATGGTTGATGAACTTTATCAATTGGCCGAGGAAACCGGCCATGCCCTGAAGGCGCGCGGCTGGATGCTGGCCACGGCGGAATCCTGCACCGGCGGCTGGGTGGGGGAGGCGGTGACGGCGGTGGCGGGAAGCTCATCCTGGTATGACCGCGGTTTCATCACCTACACCAATGCATCCAAGCTGGAAATGCTGGGCGTGCAGGCTGAAACCCTGGCGCGGCATGGGGCGGTGAGCGAGGAGACGGTGTGTGAAATGGCTGCTGGCGTGCTGCTACATAGCCAGGCCCACATTTCCCTGGCGATCAGCGGCATCGCCGGTCCGACGGGTGGCTCACCTGGTAAGCCAGTGGGTACGGTATGCTTCGCCTGGGCAATCAAGGATGGCACAGTGAAAAGCGAGCGTTGCCTGTTTCCGGGAGACCGGCGCGAAGTCCGACGACAGGCGGTGGAGCATGCCCTTCAAGGTGTTTTAGCACTGTTGCAACTGTGA
- the thiL gene encoding thiamine-phosphate kinase has protein sequence MPSEFDLIRQYFTRPTPSAILGVGDDAALLQVSAGMELAVSVDMLVEGRHFSPQDGPGTVGHKSLAVNLSDMAAMGATPRWATLALALPAADEKWLRGFAGGFFGLASKFGVELVGGDTTRGPLNICIQIMGEVPAGQALRRDGAKIGDEIWVSGTLGTAALALAYRQGRVELEQLEAAACLPALYVPQPRVALGLALRGIASAAIDVSDGLLADLGHILEQSQAGAEIHFEALPLHEVTRRYIGPLSPGSLPRAGERDADSLREAQVIVAKNCVLAGGDDYELCFTAPAARHAELLALANKLALPLSCIGRITGEAGLALLDGKGHPMPVEVKGFDHFAQ, from the coding sequence ATGCCCTCCGAATTCGACCTGATCCGCCAGTATTTCACCCGCCCGACCCCCAGCGCGATATTGGGTGTCGGGGACGATGCCGCCCTGCTACAGGTTTCGGCGGGCATGGAACTGGCCGTGTCGGTGGACATGCTGGTGGAGGGGCGGCATTTCTCGCCGCAGGACGGCCCCGGCACGGTGGGGCACAAATCGCTGGCGGTGAATTTGTCCGACATGGCAGCCATGGGCGCAACACCGCGCTGGGCGACGCTGGCCCTTGCCCTGCCGGCAGCCGACGAGAAATGGCTGCGCGGCTTTGCCGGGGGATTTTTCGGCCTGGCGAGCAAGTTTGGTGTCGAGCTGGTCGGCGGCGACACCACGCGCGGGCCGCTCAATATTTGCATCCAGATCATGGGCGAAGTGCCGGCCGGGCAGGCCTTGCGCCGCGACGGCGCCAAAATCGGAGATGAAATCTGGGTCAGCGGCACGCTGGGGACGGCCGCGCTGGCGCTGGCCTATCGTCAGGGCCGGGTGGAACTGGAGCAGCTGGAAGCCGCCGCCTGCCTGCCCGCGCTCTACGTGCCCCAGCCGCGCGTGGCGCTGGGGCTGGCGCTGCGTGGTATCGCCTCGGCCGCGATCGACGTTTCAGATGGCCTGCTGGCAGATCTCGGGCACATTCTGGAACAGTCTCAAGCCGGTGCGGAAATCCATTTCGAGGCTTTGCCCCTGCATGAAGTCACGCGCCGCTATATCGGCCCCCTCTCTCCTGGCTCTCTCCCTCGGGCGGGAGAGAGGGACGCAGACTCGCTACGCGAGGCTCAGGTAATAGTAGCGAAAAACTGCGTGCTGGCGGGGGGGGATGATTACGAGCTGTGCTTTACCGCGCCTGCTGCGCGCCACGCGGAACTGCTTGCCCTGGCAAACAAACTGGCGCTGCCGCTGAGCTGCATCGGCCGCATTACAGGCGAGGCGGGGCTGGCCTTGCTGGACGGGAAGGGCCATCCCATGCCGGTGGAAGTGAAGGGATTTGACCACTTTGCGCAATAA
- a CDS encoding ATP-binding cassette domain-containing protein produces the protein MPLIQLDKISLAFGHVPLLDHADLVLEPGERVGLIGRNGTGKSSLLKIIAGTAHPDDGRVWRAPGMKLAYVPQEPELDPGHTVFEAVAEGLGAAHQFLLDYHEVTHAMGDPDADMDALLARMHDLQVELEAHDGWNMKARVEATMSRLSLPEDVKISALSGGQKKRVALAQALVMAPDMLLLDEPTNHLDLAAIEWLEGLLNEFAGSVLLITHDRRFLDNVATRIVELDRGLLAGFDGNFSAYQIKKQELLEIEAVHNEKFDKVLAQEEVWIRKGIQARRTRNEGRVLRLEALRRERAARRERSGTVNLNVDQGERSGKLVAELENVSKAYGDKIIIRDFSGRVMRGDKIGLVGPNGAGKSTLLKLILGELQPDSGTVKLGTKMAVAYFDQFRAQLDEEATLIDTISKGSDFIEIGGERKHVISYLEDFLFAPQRARSPVKSLSGGERNRLLLARLFTRPANVLVLDEPTNDLDIETLELLESLLQEYTGTVLLVSHDRTFLDNVVTQVIAFEGDGKLQEYAGGYDDYVRTKKMRDAEAQKRPDVPQKTAVKPAKPAVRVKLNFNESRELEALPGRIEALEQEQAEIGARLADGEIYRRDPAGAKRLQERVSEIEEEMLVVLARWEELEAKQKGAE, from the coding sequence ATGCCATTAATTCAACTCGATAAAATTTCTCTCGCCTTCGGCCATGTGCCACTGCTCGACCATGCCGACCTGGTGCTGGAACCGGGCGAGCGGGTCGGCCTGATCGGGCGCAACGGCACCGGCAAATCCAGCCTGCTCAAGATCATCGCCGGGACCGCACACCCTGACGACGGCCGGGTGTGGCGTGCGCCAGGGATGAAGCTGGCTTACGTCCCGCAGGAGCCCGAGCTTGATCCCGGGCATACGGTATTCGAAGCCGTGGCGGAGGGGCTGGGCGCGGCACACCAGTTTTTGCTCGACTACCACGAGGTCACCCATGCCATGGGCGACCCGGATGCTGACATGGACGCTCTGCTGGCGCGCATGCACGATTTGCAGGTAGAGCTCGAAGCGCACGATGGCTGGAACATGAAGGCGCGGGTGGAAGCCACCATGAGCCGTCTTTCCTTGCCGGAAGATGTCAAGATCAGCGCCCTGTCCGGTGGCCAGAAAAAGCGCGTGGCACTGGCGCAGGCACTGGTGATGGCGCCCGACATGCTGTTGCTGGACGAGCCCACCAATCACCTGGACCTTGCCGCGATCGAATGGCTGGAAGGTTTGCTCAACGAATTTGCCGGTAGCGTGCTTTTGATTACCCACGACCGGCGCTTCCTCGATAACGTGGCGACGCGTATTGTCGAACTGGATCGCGGCTTGCTGGCGGGCTTCGACGGCAATTTTTCCGCCTATCAGATCAAGAAGCAGGAATTGCTCGAAATCGAGGCGGTGCATAACGAAAAATTCGACAAGGTGCTGGCCCAGGAAGAAGTCTGGATTCGCAAGGGCATCCAGGCGCGCCGCACCCGCAACGAAGGCCGTGTGCTCAGGCTGGAAGCCTTGCGCCGCGAGCGGGCCGCGCGCCGCGAACGCAGCGGCACGGTCAACCTCAATGTCGACCAGGGCGAGCGTTCGGGCAAGCTGGTGGCGGAGCTGGAAAATGTCAGCAAGGCCTACGGCGATAAAATCATCATCCGGGATTTCTCCGGACGCGTGATGCGCGGCGACAAGATCGGCCTGGTGGGGCCCAATGGCGCCGGCAAGAGCACCCTGCTCAAGCTGATCCTGGGCGAGTTGCAGCCCGACAGCGGCACGGTCAAGCTGGGAACCAAGATGGCCGTGGCCTATTTCGACCAGTTCCGTGCCCAGCTCGACGAGGAAGCCACGCTGATCGATACCATCAGCAAGGGCAGCGACTTCATCGAGATTGGCGGCGAGCGCAAACACGTCATCAGCTACCTGGAAGACTTCCTGTTTGCGCCTCAGCGCGCGCGTTCCCCGGTGAAATCCCTGTCCGGCGGCGAGCGCAACCGGCTCCTGCTGGCGCGCCTGTTCACCCGCCCGGCCAACGTGCTGGTGCTGGACGAGCCAACCAACGATCTCGACATCGAAACCCTGGAACTGCTCGAATCCCTGCTGCAGGAATACACGGGCACGGTACTGCTGGTTTCCCATGACCGGACTTTCCTCGACAACGTGGTGACCCAGGTCATCGCCTTCGAGGGCGATGGCAAGCTGCAGGAATACGCTGGCGGCTACGACGACTACGTGCGGACGAAAAAGATGCGCGATGCCGAGGCGCAGAAAAGGCCGGACGTGCCGCAAAAAACCGCTGTCAAACCAGCCAAACCTGCCGTGCGGGTAAAACTGAACTTCAACGAAAGCCGCGAACTGGAAGCCCTGCCGGGCAGGATCGAAGCGCTGGAACAGGAGCAGGCAGAGATCGGCGCCAGGCTGGCCGACGGCGAAATCTATCGCCGCGACCCGGCCGGAGCCAAGCGCTTGCAGGAGCGGGTAAGCGAGATCGAGGAAGAAATGCTGGTCGTGCTGGCACGCTGGGAAGAGCTGGAAGCGAAACAGAAGGGGGCGGAGTAG
- a CDS encoding TraR/DksA family transcriptional regulator: MALSAAQQKQLELALKTRYQQLINEVRQELGQDGEQHFADFAEAGGSDQGDESVADALADIAAARVDRQVNEMREIEAAKKRMKQGEYGVCGDCGEDIRFERLLAYPAALRCVNCQQQHEKTHASQNTPSM, encoded by the coding sequence ATGGCACTATCTGCAGCGCAGCAAAAACAGCTCGAATTGGCGCTGAAAACACGCTATCAGCAATTGATCAATGAAGTGCGTCAGGAACTCGGGCAGGACGGCGAGCAGCATTTTGCCGATTTTGCCGAGGCGGGGGGCTCTGACCAGGGCGATGAGTCGGTCGCCGATGCGCTGGCGGATATTGCCGCGGCACGGGTGGATCGCCAGGTCAATGAAATGCGCGAGATCGAGGCGGCGAAAAAGCGCATGAAGCAGGGCGAGTATGGTGTTTGTGGAGATTGCGGCGAGGATATCCGCTTCGAGCGCCTGCTGGCTTACCCTGCGGCTTTGCGTTGTGTCAATTGCCAGCAGCAGCATGAAAAAACGCATGCCAGCCAAAATACGCCGTCGATGTAA
- a CDS encoding EAL domain-containing protein, whose product MSKRISSLLCGRGTLRWQALARLLLVGLFVVSAITLVATISHRTQSEREDTQKRATIQQLYEKELPRVEERWQADAEQIKTRIEFSRILEEGDEVRWLKFNAFLNAQSEFTHFSNLLILRGENRILYRYGPEAHKIKINAALLASSWHYSEEARELYRIYRIPIWLGSGEHGTLLLLKTVNNASLREIAAPETFLHLFFHDRILATSNSATHDLTRPGMKEARTPAGELLIQTEQLWPGSGTRPMLIIQHEFHTLYPLREFLLRPLAAVSIITLLIWLGLGRWLTHTIRRVENLETATRDYTQLGIASRASEQLRAAGGQPDEISDLAEAMEKLMHEIESRNLEQKAYLETLSMLEEAVLEIDCDGTIVRASPGWNKLSHCNEPVGARIYDFIHSEDRETLQAQCQALTSGKKNHVVLRLRLNLENSPHEPWVECRFVCRRNESGNVAGVRGVLRDITQTYLNEKQITHMALHDALTGLPNRVLLEDRIKVSLRQASRLQHKVGICFIDLDHFKNVNDTLGHKSGDKLLLAFAERLKRQLREGDTVARWGGDEFVLLLPDMDMEQDIREVAMKVSKEVQTPLQIDDTELAVTFSMGIAMYPDDGEDTETLFSHADRAMFFAKAQGRNQACFFRDMTIKGIDKQELYIQNRLASAVNSNQIQAWFQPIFSASNGRCTGVEVLARWHDQEQGWISPETFIPMAEDLGLIHELGHQILLASLAAARRWQEAGLALTLAINVSKRQLFTPHFTEHLREEAAKHQIAPQNIILEITESLALLDVEHAADRLQELKQYGFCIAIDDFGTGYSSLSHLHEMHVDELKIDISFVRRLHEASGLSMTQAIINLARALDLKTVAEGVETAEAASKLRELGVDSLQGYHFAEPMPAGDLEHWLKEQMHQDAPLDSTTA is encoded by the coding sequence ATGTCGAAGCGCATTTCCAGCCTGCTGTGCGGTCGCGGGACCCTGCGTTGGCAGGCACTGGCGCGCCTGCTGCTGGTTGGCCTGTTCGTTGTGAGCGCCATCACCCTGGTTGCCACCATCAGCCATCGAACCCAAAGCGAGCGCGAAGACACGCAGAAGCGCGCCACTATCCAGCAACTCTATGAAAAAGAGCTGCCCCGGGTAGAAGAGCGCTGGCAGGCCGATGCGGAGCAAATAAAAACGCGCATTGAGTTTTCCCGCATTCTGGAGGAAGGGGATGAGGTACGCTGGCTTAAATTTAACGCGTTTCTCAATGCCCAATCCGAATTTACCCACTTCTCCAATCTTCTGATTTTGCGCGGTGAGAACCGTATCCTGTACCGCTACGGCCCCGAAGCGCACAAGATAAAAATCAACGCTGCCCTGCTCGCTTCCTCCTGGCACTATTCCGAGGAAGCCCGCGAACTGTACCGGATCTATCGCATCCCCATCTGGCTTGGCTCTGGTGAACATGGCACTTTGCTGCTACTGAAGACCGTGAACAATGCTTCACTGAGAGAAATTGCCGCCCCGGAAACCTTTCTGCATCTTTTTTTCCATGACCGGATCCTGGCCACCTCCAATAGCGCCACCCACGATCTGACACGCCCCGGAATGAAGGAAGCACGCACCCCTGCCGGAGAGCTGCTGATCCAGACCGAACAACTCTGGCCCGGCAGTGGCACTCGGCCGATGCTTATCATTCAACATGAATTTCACACCCTCTATCCACTAAGAGAGTTTCTGCTGCGCCCGCTTGCCGCCGTATCGATCATCACACTCCTGATCTGGCTCGGCCTCGGACGCTGGCTGACGCACACTATCAGGCGCGTGGAGAATCTTGAAACGGCCACCAGGGATTACACCCAGCTCGGCATCGCGTCCCGGGCCAGTGAACAGCTGCGGGCAGCAGGCGGACAACCGGACGAGATCTCCGATCTGGCTGAAGCCATGGAAAAGCTCATGCACGAGATTGAAAGCCGCAATCTTGAGCAGAAAGCCTATCTGGAAACCTTGTCCATGCTGGAGGAAGCCGTTCTGGAAATAGACTGCGACGGAACCATCGTGCGCGCCAGCCCCGGCTGGAACAAGCTATCCCATTGCAACGAACCTGTCGGCGCACGCATCTACGATTTCATTCACAGCGAGGACCGCGAAACACTGCAAGCACAATGCCAGGCATTAACCAGCGGCAAGAAGAATCATGTCGTCCTGCGCTTGCGCCTCAATCTGGAGAACTCGCCCCACGAACCATGGGTGGAATGCCGCTTCGTCTGTCGCCGTAACGAATCCGGAAATGTGGCAGGCGTGCGCGGTGTATTGCGTGACATTACGCAAACTTATCTGAACGAGAAACAAATTACCCACATGGCCCTGCACGACGCCCTCACCGGCTTGCCCAACCGGGTGCTGCTGGAAGATCGCATCAAGGTTTCGCTACGTCAGGCTTCGCGCTTGCAACATAAAGTCGGCATCTGTTTCATCGATCTGGACCACTTCAAAAATGTCAACGACACTCTCGGCCACAAATCCGGCGACAAGCTTCTGCTGGCCTTTGCCGAGCGTCTGAAGCGACAGCTGCGGGAAGGCGATACCGTAGCACGCTGGGGCGGCGATGAATTCGTGCTGCTGCTGCCCGACATGGACATGGAGCAAGATATTCGTGAAGTCGCCATGAAAGTAAGCAAGGAGGTGCAAACACCCTTGCAGATAGACGACACCGAACTGGCCGTGACTTTCAGCATGGGCATCGCCATGTATCCGGATGATGGAGAAGATACGGAAACCCTGTTCTCCCATGCTGACCGTGCCATGTTTTTTGCCAAGGCGCAGGGGCGCAATCAGGCATGTTTCTTCCGCGACATGACCATCAAGGGCATCGACAAGCAAGAACTCTACATCCAGAACCGTCTCGCCAGCGCCGTCAATTCCAACCAGATACAGGCCTGGTTCCAGCCCATCTTCTCGGCGAGCAACGGACGCTGCACCGGCGTCGAAGTGCTGGCGCGCTGGCACGACCAGGAGCAGGGCTGGATTTCCCCCGAAACCTTCATCCCGATGGCGGAAGATCTCGGACTGATTCACGAACTCGGGCACCAGATCCTGCTCGCCAGCCTCGCAGCCGCCAGGCGCTGGCAGGAAGCCGGGTTGGCCCTGACCCTCGCCATCAACGTCTCCAAACGCCAGTTGTTTACCCCGCACTTCACGGAACACCTGCGGGAAGAGGCCGCCAAACACCAGATTGCACCGCAAAATATCATCCTCGAAATCACCGAGAGCCTTGCGCTGCTGGATGTGGAACATGCCGCCGATCGCCTTCAGGAACTGAAACAGTATGGCTTCTGCATCGCCATTGACGACTTCGGCACCGGCTATTCATCCCTTTCACATCTACATGAAATGCATGTGGATGAACTCAAGATCGACATTTCATTTGTACGGCGCCTGCATGAAGCCAGCGGCCTGTCCATGACCCAAGCCATCATCAACCTGGCGCGTGCCCTTGACCTGAAAACCGTGGCAGAAGGAGTGGAAACCGCGGAAGCAGCCAGCAAGTTGCGAGAATTGGGTGTGGACAGCCTGCAGGGTTACCATTTCGCCGAACCCATGCCCGCCGGGGATCTCGAGCACTGGCTGAAAGAACAGATGCATCAGGACGCCCCGCTCGACAGCACCACAGCCTGA
- a CDS encoding phosphatidylglycerophosphatase A — protein MTTLRNKPDLKLLFAHPAHFFSLGLGSGLSPVAPGTAGSLLAIPLFMVLAHFLPLPALLIVTGLSFVLGIWFCEVTGKALGVPDHGGMVWDEIVAMWLILAFTPPTWLWFGIAFLLFRLFDIWKPFPIRYFDQHVKGGFGVMLDDLLAAGYALAALKLLEHFYG, from the coding sequence TTGACCACTTTGCGCAATAAGCCGGACCTGAAGCTGCTGTTTGCCCACCCGGCCCATTTTTTCTCCCTGGGCTTGGGTTCCGGCCTGTCGCCTGTCGCGCCGGGAACGGCGGGGTCGCTGCTGGCCATCCCCCTGTTCATGGTGCTGGCGCATTTCCTGCCGCTGCCGGCCCTGCTGATCGTTACCGGTCTGTCTTTCGTGCTGGGCATCTGGTTTTGCGAGGTCACCGGCAAGGCGCTGGGCGTGCCCGACCATGGCGGCATGGTGTGGGACGAGATCGTGGCGATGTGGCTGATCCTGGCTTTCACGCCGCCAACCTGGCTGTGGTTTGGCATCGCCTTCCTGCTGTTCCGCCTGTTCGATATCTGGAAACCGTTTCCCATCCGCTATTTCGACCAGCACGTCAAGGGCGGCTTCGGAGTGATGCTGGATGATCTGCTGGCAGCGGGCTATGCGCTCGCTGCGCTCAAATTGCTGGAGCATTTTTATGGTTGA
- a CDS encoding ABC transporter substrate-binding protein, giving the protein MNLPRRNVLKMLSTLPLAVLCDSARAADARTLIRINLPGPRSLPFLPIELIPILGIDRSEKAQLVIRYFPSGVRALEDMLAGNAQFSAQGFTVLHPFYVKGKKPLALAPLSGQVPPYGIVVRNELRKQIKSIADLKGRSIGVSVGTATSKTYQQQVMEVFLTANGIKPGEVRWVPTAQNWEGQLGALGSRAVDAVFCEEPFMSGLVRKNAGFLLSDCSDPMVMAKLTGAGHLRATLTTTAKNLAQDRQRAEVMVRMLNRSLEWMARAGAVNIINRLDIQDKDEKLELIDVLTRHPGMYASNARFSRQQVEATAQFMRSAGILADENFNLNTLIDSQFAGVKP; this is encoded by the coding sequence ATGAATCTGCCGCGCAGAAACGTCCTGAAAATGCTATCCACCCTGCCGCTTGCGGTGCTCTGCGACAGCGCCAGAGCCGCTGACGCACGAACACTGATACGCATCAATCTGCCCGGACCCCGTTCACTGCCCTTTCTCCCCATCGAGCTGATACCCATTCTGGGCATTGACCGTAGCGAGAAAGCGCAACTGGTCATCCGTTATTTTCCCAGTGGCGTGCGCGCTCTGGAGGACATGCTGGCCGGCAACGCCCAGTTCTCCGCCCAGGGATTTACGGTGTTGCATCCCTTTTACGTCAAGGGGAAAAAACCCCTGGCTCTGGCTCCCTTGAGTGGTCAGGTGCCACCTTACGGCATCGTTGTGAGAAACGAATTACGCAAGCAGATCAAAAGCATCGCTGACCTCAAGGGCCGCTCGATCGGCGTTTCTGTCGGCACAGCCACCAGCAAAACCTATCAGCAGCAAGTAATGGAAGTATTCCTGACCGCCAACGGCATCAAGCCCGGCGAGGTGCGCTGGGTACCCACGGCACAGAACTGGGAGGGGCAACTTGGCGCGCTCGGCAGCAGGGCTGTTGATGCCGTATTCTGCGAAGAACCTTTCATGAGCGGCCTGGTACGAAAAAATGCCGGTTTTTTGCTCAGTGACTGTAGCGACCCCATGGTAATGGCCAAACTGACTGGCGCGGGGCATTTGCGCGCCACACTCACCACTACCGCAAAAAATCTGGCACAGGACAGACAACGCGCCGAAGTCATGGTGCGGATGCTGAATCGATCCCTGGAATGGATGGCCAGAGCTGGTGCGGTAAACATTATCAACCGCCTGGATATTCAGGATAAGGACGAGAAACTCGAACTAATCGATGTTCTGACCCGCCACCCAGGCATGTACGCCAGCAATGCCCGTTTCTCGCGCCAACAGGTCGAGGCCACGGCACAGTTCATGAGGTCCGCGGGCATTCTTGCCGATGAAAACTTCAACCTCAACACGCTGATAGATAGCCAGTTCGCGGGAGTCAAACCATAG